GGCAAAGGCAGCCGAAATCTTGGCCGGGTCACCGAACGCGCCGAGGAACAGCGCACGATAGGTGTTCCAGGCCGCCTGCGCTCCAACTTTGATTCCTTCCCCCACCGAGACACGCAGCGCCGCATACATTTGCTCGGACGTCAGAGCGGCGATGATGCCACCCAGGAATAAACCGGTGAAGATGGCTAAGAACGTCACCGTCAAAGGGCTGCGGCGCACTTCCTCCAAGAAAACATTAAGTCCTTTGGGATTCTGCACTTCTCTCTTTTTGGAATCTTCCATGATCTTTTCCTAGCAGTAGTTTGACTATACTTTCGCCATTTCGGGTTGCAGGCCGGCCATGTAGAGACCGATTTGTTGTTTCGTGACTTCGGCGGCATTGACAGTTGCCACAATGCGGCCGCGGTACATAACGGCAATCCGATCGGATAATTGCATGATCTCGTCCAGTTCGGTGGAAACCAGCAAGACCGCACAGCCTTCATCGCGCTTTTCGATCAGACGGTTGTGGATGTACTCGATCGAACCGACATCCAGACCCCGCGTCGGCTGGGCAGCAATGAGCAGTTTGATCGGTCTGGAGAACTCGCGGGCAACAATTACTTTCTGTTGATTTCCACCGCTTAACGAGCTGAGCGCGGTGAAGATGCTGGGCGTACGGATATCGAACTTTTGCACCAGTTCTTCGGCATTGGCGATGATTTGCGGTTGTTGCAGGACAATGCCTCGCGCAAAGGGTGGCTTATAGAAAGTGTTCAGGATGAAGTTGTCTTTGACCGGATAAGTGAGAACCAGGCCATCCTTCTGACGGTCTTCGGGGATATGGGCTGCGCCGATTTCAAAGAACTCCTTTGGGCTGGCGTGGGTCATCTCTTTGCCCAGGATGCGGATCTCGCCTTCGACCGGGTGTTGCATACCCGTCAGGGCGCGCACCAATTCGGTCTGTCCGTTGCCCTGAACGCCGGCAATCCCCAACACCTCCCCGGCGCGCACCTCGAACGAAACGCCGTTAACAGCGATCAGCTTGCGTGCATCCAGCACCTTGAGATTGCGTACTTCGAGCACCACCTCTTGAGGAGCTGCTGGCTTTTTCTCGATCGTCAGATCGATCTGCCGTCCGACCATCATGGCAGCCAGTTTATTCTGGTCAGCTTCCTGAGGGGTGGTTGTACCCACCACTTTGCCATTGCGGATAACGGTGATGCGGTCGGAAAACTCCATGACTTCGCGCAGTTTGTGGGTGATGAAAATGATCGATTTGCCGCTGGCAACCAGGGATTTCATGATCTTGAACAGCTCATCTACTTCCTGGGGTGTCAACACGGCGGTTGGCTCATCAAGGATAAGGATGTTGGCTTCACGAAAGAGCAGTTTGATGATTTCCACCCGCTGTTGTAGCCCCACCGGTAGGTCTTTGATGTAAGCGAAAGGGTCAACCTGCAGGTTGTATTGTTGCGAGATTTCGAGGATACGATTGGCAGCTTTGCGTCGGTCGAGAAAGCCGCCACCTCGCACGTATTCATCCCCTAACATCACATTGTCCACCACGGTAAACACCGGCACAAGCATGAAGTGCTGGTGAACCATGCCAATACCACACGCAATGGCATCGCGCGGCGAGTGAATTTCGATCTTATTGCCGTTGACGCGAATCTCACCCTCGTCCGGTTTATATAATCCGTAAAGTATGTTCATCAACGTGGTTTTACCGGCACCGTTTTCCCCCAGCAGGGCGTGAATTTCACCTTCCCGCAAATCCAGATCGATGTGGTCGTTGGCAAGCACCCCCGGAAACCGCTTGGTAATCCCATGTAGCTCTAGAATAACGCCCATGCACACCTCTTGGCAGCAGAATGGATAATTTGATTTTATCACAGGTTAATACAGAGAATGCTTTCGCGGCTCTGCAGAAGTAGTTGCGCCCAGGTGAGCGTCGAATAATCCAGGAAAAAGAAAGAAAATTTCCGCATTCCAAAGTCTTTGCTGGCTCTTTTTGGTGATCTTCTATGGTATCATGCCACTTTGGATCAACTGCAGGCCAAACGCATCCGGGATTCATTGATGACCCGACAATCGCTTGTTGAAGGATCAAGCCTTCCCGAGCAAATCCTGTATCTTACATAAGAGGAGCAGAGCTACTTGAAATTCCAAAAGATTTGCGTTTTAGGATTAGGGTATATCGGTTTGCCGACTGCCAGCACGTTCGCAACCCACGGCGTGCAGGTGATCGGTGTGGATGTCAACCCTGAGGTGGTCAATACCCTGCGCAATGGCGGTTTGCACATCCAGGAACCAGGCTTGCGTACGCTGGTTCAGGCTGCCTTGCGCTCTGGTAATCTGACCATCCAGAATCAAGCGGCTGAAGCAGATGCCTTTATCATTGCCGTGCCGACCCCTTTCCGCGAGAATAAACTGGCTGACCTGCGCGCGGTCGAGGCCGCTGCCCGGGCAATCGCGCCCTGCTTGAAAAAGGGCAATCTCGTGGTTTTGGAATCCACTTCTCCGCCCTTGACGACCGTCCAAAAAGTTGCCCCTCTGCTCGAACAATCTGGCTTGAGGAGCGGGGAAGATTTTTACCTTGCTTATGTGCCGGAACGTGTTTTGCCGGGCTCGATTCTGCGCGAACTGATCGAGAACGATCGGGTTATTGGTGGCGTCAACCGCCTCTCCGCAGAAGCAGCGCGGGACCTGTATAGCATGTTCGTGCGCGGCGAAATCCTTCTGACCGACGCCACCACCGCCGAGATGGTCAAGCTCATGGAGAATACCTACCGGGATGTCAACATTGCCATCGCCAATGAGTTTGCCCGACTGGCAGAGCGGTTTGGGATCAACGTGTGGGAAGCCATCGAACTGGCAAATCGCCATCCAAGGGTGAATATTTTACGCCCTGGTCCAGGTGTAGGTGGGCATTGTATCAGTGTGGATCCGTGGTTTCTGGTTGAAGCTGCGCCTGACCTTGCCCGCCTGATCCGGACGGCGCGCGAGGTCAATGATGGTCAACCACACCATGTCATTGCATTTGCCCGCCTGGCTTTTGGCGACCTGAATGGTTTGCGCGTCGCCGCTTTGGGATTGGCGTATAAAGCCGATGTGGATGACCTGCGCGAATCCCCGGCAATTGAAATCTGTCAACTCTTCCAGCAAGCCGGAGCCGAGGTCCTTGCCTTTGAACCCTACCGCCAGGAGACTCAGGTGAATGGCATACCCTTAGGGCGCGATCTGACACAGGTCTTAGAAGGCGCCGATTTACTGGTCATCCTGGTTGCCCATCGCCAGTTTCGCAATCTGTCTGCGCCGATGGCTGCCCGCCTCATGCGCCGTAAACTTGCCCTGGACACCGTCAACCTGCTCTCACGCGCCGTGTGGGAAAATGAAGGCTTCCAGGTTGTTAAGTTGGGAGAGGGATTAAGGTGACGCTGCGTGTCCTTTCGATTTTTGGCACCCGTCCCGAAGCGGTCAAGATGGCTCCGGTAGTGCGCGAGTTAACCCGCCATCCAGAGATTGAAGCGCGGGTGTGTGTCACTGCCCAGCATCGCCAGATGCTCGACCAGATTCTCGATCTGTTTGACATCCAACCCGATGTTGACTTAAATCTGATGCGACCCAACCAAACGCTGGCAGAACTGACGGCTGCCATCTTCACCCACCTCGACCCCGTTCTCAGCCAGTTGAGACCGCACTGGATTCTGGTGCAGGGTGATACAACCACGGTCATGGCCGCTGCCTTATTGGGCTATTATCACCGCATTAAAATCGGACATGTTGAAGCCGGTTTACGGAGTGGAGATAAGTGGCAGCCCTTCCCGGAAGAGATCAATCGTTCGGTGGTTGGAGTCGTGGCAGACCTGCACTTTGCGCCCACCGAATGGGCGCGTCAAAACCTGCTCAAAGAGAATGTCCCCGCCGAGCGTATTCGGGTGACGGGCAATACGGTGATTGATGCCCTTCAGCACGTGGTAAATTTGCCCCTCACGCCCGAGGTGGAGGCTTACTTTCGTCACCATCGTCTGCCTCCCTACCAACCACCTGAGGAAAAGCGCTTGATTCTGGTCACGGCTCACCGGCGCGAGAACTTTGGTGAGCCGCTGGAGAATATTTGCCTTGCCTTGCGTACTTTAGCGACCGATTACGGTGAGAGCCTGCGCATCGTCTATCCGGTTCATCTCAATCCCAATGTGCAGGGACCGGTTTATCGCCTGTTGGGCAAGGTTGCGAACATTACGTTGCTTCCGCCGATGGATTATCTGCCTTTTGTTCATTTAATGAAGAACGCCACCCTGATTCTGACCGATTCAGGTGGTCTGCAGGAAGAAGCACCTGGTTTGGGGAAACCGGTGCTGGTCTTGCGCCGCGTTACCGAACGCCCTGAAGGCGTGCAAGCCGGCACGGTGCGCCTGGTGGGAACCGACATACAGACGATCGTTACCGAAACCCGCCGCCTGCTCGATGATCCCCTTGCCTATCAAGCCATGGCACAGGCTGTCAATCCATATGGCGACGGCAAAGCGGCTCAGCGCATCGTTCGGGCAATATTAGAAGAAGAACGATTTTCTTAGGATATGATGACCCATAAACCACCGATCCTGGTGACCGGCGTTCACCGTTCCGGAACGACCTGGGTGGGAAGAATGCTCACCGCCGGCGGAGAAGCGGCTTACATCAGCGAGCCGCTCAATGTCTGGCATCGACAGGGCGTACTGGCATCGAATATACCCTACTGGTACTTTTACATCTGCGAGGAAAACGAAAGCAAATACCTGCCCGCCTTTCGCCAACTGCTAGACTACCGTTATCATTGGGGGAAGGAAATTCTCTCTTTGCGCTCCCTGCACGACCTTGGGCGGATGGGGCGCGATGGAAGCACGTTTCTGCTCGGCAAACTGTTCCATCGTCGCCCGCTGCTCAAAGATCCCTTTGCAGCTTTCTCGATCCCCTGGTTTGTCGAGCGCCTGGGTTGTCAAGTCGTGGTCACCATACGCCATCCGGCGGCCTTTGCCAGCAGTCTCAAGCGCCTGAAGTGGCCCTTCGATATGCGAGACCTGTTGGCTCAGCCGCTCTTGATGCGAGATTGGTTAGCTCCCTATGAGGAGCAAATGCTGGCTTGTCTGGAAAAACCCGAAGATATCCTTCAGCAGGCTGCAGTGTTGTGGTCAATGGTGTATCAGATCGTGTGGAGATTGAAAGAAGCAGGTGTCCCCCTGCTGCTGGCGCGCCACGAAGATTTGTCGCTCGATCCGCTGGGAGAATTTGAGAAAATCTATCACACCCTGGGTTTGAGGTACAC
The genomic region above belongs to Anaerolineae bacterium and contains:
- a CDS encoding ABC transporter, ATP-binding protein — translated: MGVILELHGITKRFPGVLANDHIDLDLREGEIHALLGENGAGKTTLMNILYGLYKPDEGEIRVNGNKIEIHSPRDAIACGIGMVHQHFMLVPVFTVVDNVMLGDEYVRGGGFLDRRKAANRILEISQQYNLQVDPFAYIKDLPVGLQQRVEIIKLLFREANILILDEPTAVLTPQEVDELFKIMKSLVASGKSIIFITHKLREVMEFSDRITVIRNGKVVGTTTPQEADQNKLAAMMVGRQIDLTIEKKPAAPQEVVLEVRNLKVLDARKLIAVNGVSFEVRAGEVLGIAGVQGNGQTELVRALTGMQHPVEGEIRILGKEMTHASPKEFFEIGAAHIPEDRQKDGLVLTYPVKDNFILNTFYKPPFARGIVLQQPQIIANAEELVQKFDIRTPSIFTALSSLSGGNQQKVIVAREFSRPIKLLIAAQPTRGLDVGSIEYIHNRLIEKRDEGCAVLLVSTELDEIMQLSDRIAVMYRGRIVATVNAAEVTKQQIGLYMAGLQPEMAKV
- a CDS encoding UDP-glucose dehydrogenase, producing MKFQKICVLGLGYIGLPTASTFATHGVQVIGVDVNPEVVNTLRNGGLHIQEPGLRTLVQAALRSGNLTIQNQAAEADAFIIAVPTPFRENKLADLRAVEAAARAIAPCLKKGNLVVLESTSPPLTTVQKVAPLLEQSGLRSGEDFYLAYVPERVLPGSILRELIENDRVIGGVNRLSAEAARDLYSMFVRGEILLTDATTAEMVKLMENTYRDVNIAIANEFARLAERFGINVWEAIELANRHPRVNILRPGPGVGGHCISVDPWFLVEAAPDLARLIRTAREVNDGQPHHVIAFARLAFGDLNGLRVAALGLAYKADVDDLRESPAIEICQLFQQAGAEVLAFEPYRQETQVNGIPLGRDLTQVLEGADLLVILVAHRQFRNLSAPMAARLMRRKLALDTVNLLSRAVWENEGFQVVKLGEGLR
- a CDS encoding UDP-N-acetylglucosamine 2-epimerase, translating into MTLRVLSIFGTRPEAVKMAPVVRELTRHPEIEARVCVTAQHRQMLDQILDLFDIQPDVDLNLMRPNQTLAELTAAIFTHLDPVLSQLRPHWILVQGDTTTVMAAALLGYYHRIKIGHVEAGLRSGDKWQPFPEEINRSVVGVVADLHFAPTEWARQNLLKENVPAERIRVTGNTVIDALQHVVNLPLTPEVEAYFRHHRLPPYQPPEEKRLILVTAHRRENFGEPLENICLALRTLATDYGESLRIVYPVHLNPNVQGPVYRLLGKVANITLLPPMDYLPFVHLMKNATLILTDSGGLQEEAPGLGKPVLVLRRVTERPEGVQAGTVRLVGTDIQTIVTETRRLLDDPLAYQAMAQAVNPYGDGKAAQRIVRAILEEERFS